In the genome of Calditrichota bacterium, one region contains:
- a CDS encoding polysaccharide export protein has product MVTQRIKDVRARGSWRGLQGMLGPVMLAAAFLLWWAPASFGQGVAAGSAAAPFGYGDGVRILIWESWERAELQTFATKFSNEYVIDGEGYITLPIFGKLKVVGMTPDGLVEVLREKLRPYTRDPIITVTPLVRVTLLGQFRQPGSYRVDPRDALWSVIEQAGGPGPECDLQRLQLRRGGRTVKKSLLTSWERGSSLAEIGVRSGDVIYAPRVPRLTFRDFVYYFQFIVSLISLYVSIKRWG; this is encoded by the coding sequence ATGGTGACACAGCGGATCAAGGATGTGCGAGCAAGAGGCTCGTGGCGCGGACTGCAAGGCATGCTCGGCCCAGTCATGTTGGCTGCGGCCTTTTTGTTGTGGTGGGCGCCCGCTTCATTTGGGCAAGGAGTGGCCGCAGGTAGTGCTGCTGCACCCTTCGGCTACGGTGATGGGGTGCGCATCCTCATTTGGGAGAGCTGGGAGCGGGCCGAACTGCAGACCTTTGCTACCAAGTTCAGCAATGAGTATGTGATTGACGGTGAGGGGTACATCACTCTCCCCATCTTCGGCAAGCTCAAGGTGGTGGGGATGACGCCGGACGGGCTGGTGGAGGTGCTGCGCGAAAAGCTGCGCCCGTACACCAGAGACCCGATCATCACGGTGACACCGCTAGTGAGGGTAACTCTCCTCGGGCAGTTCCGGCAGCCGGGATCATATCGCGTGGACCCCCGGGATGCTCTGTGGAGTGTCATCGAGCAGGCTGGTGGGCCAGGGCCAGAGTGTGACCTGCAGCGCTTGCAGCTGCGGCGTGGTGGCCGCACAGTAAAGAAGAGCCTGTTGACCAGCTGGGAGCGCGGTTCCTCCTTAGCGGAGATTGGCGTGAGGAGTGGTGACGTCATCTATGCGCCACGCGTGCCGCGCCTCACCTTCCGCGACTTTGTGTACTACTTTCAGTTCATCGTCTCTTTGATCTCGCTCTACGTCTCCATCAAGAGGTGGGGTTGA
- a CDS encoding sugar transferase produces MVEEKEIFLRGVARVLDLLVVLLSFAVAYFFDEFLRQLIALSVKAYSRGPTLGGLVVFTRNNTWMPLIFPPLWVILLGWLGLYTEFRLKTFGQLASTIIQGSLLAGIAAGSVVFALQAQLTSRFFIAVFTVTATILLLVEKRLFIAFLDYIHMRGYNQVNLLIVGTGKRAREFIRAVKSHANWGLRIVGLIDDEHGMYGKEVEGYRVLGRIQDIPFIIHRKVIDRVIFVVPRLWLHRIDEAILACEKEGIATAISLDLYDLQIARTRQTDFSGFPLLEFETFRAKQWELFVKRTMDIVLSIFFIILFAPLMAITALAIKLTSKGPVLFKQTRCGLNGRKFTLYKFRTMIVGAEMKRRELEKMNEMDGPVFKIKKDPRVTPVGRILRKTSIDELPQFFNVLKGDMSIVGPRPPLPVEVEMYQVWQRRRLSLKPGITCIWQVSGRNKISFERWMEMDMEYIDNWSLWLDIKILLKTIFVVLFGYGAA; encoded by the coding sequence ATGGTAGAGGAAAAGGAAATATTCCTGCGGGGCGTAGCGAGGGTGCTGGATCTCCTGGTGGTCCTCCTCTCCTTTGCCGTCGCTTACTTCTTCGACGAATTCCTGCGGCAGCTGATCGCCCTATCGGTCAAGGCGTACAGCCGGGGGCCTACGTTGGGCGGCCTGGTGGTCTTTACCCGCAACAACACGTGGATGCCGCTCATTTTTCCGCCGCTGTGGGTGATCCTCTTGGGGTGGTTGGGACTGTACACCGAGTTCCGGCTAAAAACGTTCGGGCAGTTGGCCTCCACCATCATCCAGGGCAGCCTGCTCGCCGGCATCGCTGCCGGCAGCGTGGTGTTCGCCCTGCAGGCCCAGCTCACCAGCCGTTTCTTCATCGCCGTGTTCACCGTTACGGCGACCATCCTTCTGCTGGTGGAGAAAAGGCTTTTCATCGCCTTTCTCGACTACATCCACATGCGCGGCTACAATCAGGTCAACCTCCTGATTGTCGGCACCGGCAAGAGGGCGCGCGAATTCATCCGCGCGGTGAAGAGTCACGCCAACTGGGGACTGCGCATCGTGGGCCTCATCGACGATGAGCACGGCATGTACGGCAAGGAGGTGGAGGGTTACCGCGTGCTGGGCCGCATTCAGGATATCCCCTTCATCATCCATCGCAAGGTGATCGACCGCGTGATCTTTGTCGTGCCCAGGCTGTGGCTCCACCGCATCGACGAGGCAATTCTGGCGTGCGAGAAGGAGGGGATCGCCACTGCCATTAGCCTGGACCTCTACGACCTGCAGATCGCGCGCACCCGCCAAACCGATTTTAGCGGTTTTCCCCTGTTAGAGTTCGAGACCTTCAGGGCAAAGCAGTGGGAGCTATTCGTCAAACGAACCATGGACATTGTGCTGTCCATCTTCTTCATCATCCTTTTTGCCCCGCTCATGGCCATCACTGCATTGGCCATCAAATTGACCTCCAAGGGGCCAGTGCTCTTCAAGCAGACGCGCTGTGGGCTGAACGGCCGCAAGTTCACGCTGTACAAGTTCCGCACGATGATCGTCGGCGCGGAGATGAAGCGGCGCGAGTTAGAGAAGATGAACGAAATGGACGGCCCGGTGTTCAAGATCAAGAAGGACCCCCGCGTCACTCCAGTGGGGCGCATCTTGCGCAAGACGAGCATCGATGAGCTGCCGCAGTTTTTCAACGTGCTCAAAGGGGATATGAGCATCGTGGGGCCACGACCGCCCCTGCCGGTGGAGGTCGAGATGTACCAGGTATGGCAACGCCGTCGCCTGTCGCTGAAGCCGGGCATCACCTGCATCTGGCAGGTCAGCGGGCGCAACAAGATCTCCTTCGAGCGCTGGATGGAAATGGACATGGAGTACATCGACAACTGGTCCCTCTGGTTGGACATCAAGATTCTGCTCAAGACGATCTTTGTGGTGCTGTTTGGCTACGGAGCAGCGTGA
- a CDS encoding GDP-mannose 4,6-dehydratase translates to MQILLTGAAGFIGSHLAERLVNEGHRIVGLDDFNDFYDPKVKRGNLRDLLSRDGFRLVEGDILDYPLLEQLFAGERFDAVIHLAARAGVRPSIREPLLYQEVNCRGTNNLLEMAKRHGVQRFLFASSSSVYGANKKVPFAEDDPVDHPVSPYAATKKAGELLCYTYHHLFGISVTCLRFFTVYGPRQRPDMAIHKFTRLIDAGDKVPMFGDGSTRRDYTFITDIIDGVVAALDRCQGYAIYNLGESRTVELSYLISLISGCLGKEAKVERLPEQPGDVPITYADISRAREELGYAPKVPIEEGIERFVAWYRAQRETANRT, encoded by the coding sequence ATGCAGATTCTGTTGACCGGAGCGGCCGGGTTCATTGGTTCTCATCTTGCCGAGCGATTGGTGAATGAGGGCCACCGCATAGTCGGTCTGGACGACTTTAACGATTTCTATGACCCGAAGGTCAAGCGGGGCAACCTCCGCGACCTACTGTCGCGGGATGGCTTCCGGCTGGTGGAGGGGGACATTCTCGACTACCCCCTGCTCGAGCAGCTCTTTGCCGGCGAGCGCTTCGACGCGGTGATCCACTTGGCAGCGCGGGCGGGGGTACGGCCGTCCATTAGGGAGCCGCTCTTGTATCAAGAGGTGAACTGTCGCGGCACCAACAATCTCCTGGAGATGGCGAAGAGGCATGGGGTGCAGAGATTCCTTTTCGCTTCTTCCAGCTCGGTGTACGGGGCCAATAAGAAGGTCCCTTTTGCTGAGGATGATCCCGTTGACCACCCGGTCTCGCCGTACGCGGCCACCAAGAAGGCGGGCGAATTGCTCTGCTACACGTATCATCACCTCTTCGGCATATCGGTGACCTGCCTGCGCTTCTTCACCGTGTACGGGCCAAGGCAGCGGCCGGACATGGCCATTCACAAGTTCACCCGGCTCATCGATGCTGGCGACAAGGTGCCCATGTTCGGCGACGGGAGCACGCGGCGCGATTACACTTTCATCACCGACATTATCGACGGGGTGGTGGCCGCGCTCGATCGTTGCCAGGGATACGCCATCTACAATCTCGGCGAGTCGCGCACGGTGGAGCTCAGCTATCTCATCTCCCTTATCAGTGGCTGCTTGGGGAAGGAGGCCAAAGTGGAGCGCCTGCCGGAGCAGCCAGGCGATGTACCGATCACCTACGCTGACATCAGCCGGGCGCGCGAGGAGCTCGGCTATGCACCCAAGGTGCCCATAGAGGAGGGAATCGAGCGCTTTGTCGCGTGGTACCGGGCTCAACGGGAAACGGCAAACCGCACCTGA
- a CDS encoding polysaccharide biosynthesis tyrosine autokinase gives MGVPSEGGLPNIESLLLEEEAPRAQFNLGRLLRGIIRRKWIVLGVTLLALAVAGYRASKTVPVYSAMARIWVRGYEGRNKEAALDRAHVWELGTRSFAERVAAQFGLIVELQGPFRSQAPGQVFAEFRTEQEPVVGSYVLEFDEQGRYTLKQVEAQGSRVIESGPARQIIDSSRTVNGFTYRLQAEVYAPPMSIPFRVRSVQSAANFLQSRVKTIFRNPPDVVALIMTDTDPVRAANMVNYVAEIYIEEARNMQRRDGQRTLSVLEGRKRAAEEKYRTSAEELRRFKQRYPFVEAVGIVGQSEALVRLEAQQRALTDRKKALRMLLDELGTDFSPERREQTGRFVIQALAQTEGLATVPEVQLAMQRLGDLERQWQTAVVGRGLTDAHPQYRELNDKIIREYQTIAAAARGYLNSLSEQEQEVGRAIAQFRSQKAVAPVIMDQFAELQRQADADARLYNELVRLVEEERIAQSVEAQKIGFLDRATVPSKPISMGRKKILLLGGLLGLLLGCLFAAILELADKTIRTPEDVRAHLRLQVLGAVPVLDFRDLSEYDDSQRARLVDRLLVTHDYSPTPIGEAYRALRTNLLFSKQAGKIRALVITSIAPNEGKSFTAANLAIIIAQQKSNTLLVDGDLRRGVLHNTFGCPKEPGLTNYLSGTATLSEIVSETHIPNLSLVSCGALIPNPSELLGSLQMRRFIEEVRRRFDVVIFDSPPLNAATDAIVLGTQVDAMPIVIRAGKTRRDVAKERLEALKNIPVNVLGVILNGVESYRSHQAYSYYHY, from the coding sequence ATGGGTGTGCCTTCAGAAGGGGGTCTACCCAACATAGAGAGTTTGCTGCTTGAGGAAGAGGCGCCACGGGCCCAATTCAACCTCGGTCGTTTGCTGCGCGGCATCATCCGACGCAAGTGGATCGTGCTGGGTGTGACGCTTCTCGCGTTGGCCGTTGCCGGCTACCGCGCCAGCAAGACGGTTCCGGTGTACAGCGCCATGGCCCGCATCTGGGTGCGCGGCTATGAAGGGCGCAACAAGGAAGCGGCACTCGACCGCGCGCACGTTTGGGAGCTGGGCACGCGCTCCTTCGCTGAGCGCGTCGCGGCCCAGTTTGGGCTTATCGTCGAGCTCCAAGGGCCTTTCCGCAGTCAGGCTCCGGGGCAGGTCTTTGCCGAATTCCGCACTGAGCAAGAACCGGTTGTGGGCTCGTATGTGTTGGAGTTCGACGAGCAGGGACGGTACACCCTGAAGCAGGTGGAGGCCCAGGGCAGCCGGGTGATCGAGAGCGGGCCAGCCCGCCAGATCATCGACAGCTCGCGCACGGTCAACGGCTTCACCTACCGTTTGCAGGCGGAGGTCTATGCTCCGCCCATGAGCATTCCCTTTAGGGTGCGGAGCGTACAGAGCGCCGCCAATTTCCTGCAATCCCGCGTCAAGACCATCTTCCGCAATCCGCCTGATGTTGTGGCTCTCATCATGACGGATACCGACCCGGTGCGCGCGGCGAACATGGTCAATTACGTGGCGGAAATCTATATCGAAGAAGCCAGAAATATGCAGCGGCGCGACGGCCAGCGCACCCTCAGCGTGCTGGAAGGGCGGAAACGCGCTGCGGAAGAGAAATACCGGACCAGCGCGGAGGAGCTGCGCAGGTTCAAGCAGCGCTACCCCTTTGTGGAGGCGGTGGGCATTGTCGGGCAAAGTGAGGCTCTTGTCCGCCTGGAGGCTCAGCAGCGGGCGCTGACCGACCGCAAGAAGGCGTTGCGCATGCTCCTCGACGAGCTGGGCACGGACTTTTCGCCAGAGCGGCGGGAGCAGACCGGCCGGTTCGTCATTCAGGCCTTGGCACAGACCGAAGGGTTGGCCACCGTTCCGGAGGTGCAGTTGGCTATGCAGCGCCTTGGCGACCTGGAACGGCAGTGGCAGACCGCAGTCGTTGGGCGCGGCCTCACCGATGCGCATCCGCAATATCGGGAGTTGAACGATAAGATAATCCGGGAATATCAGACGATTGCCGCCGCCGCGCGCGGCTACCTGAACAGTTTGAGCGAGCAGGAGCAAGAGGTGGGTCGGGCTATCGCTCAGTTCCGTTCGCAGAAGGCAGTCGCGCCAGTGATCATGGACCAGTTCGCAGAATTGCAGCGGCAGGCGGACGCGGACGCGCGCTTGTACAATGAGCTGGTGCGTCTTGTGGAAGAAGAACGCATTGCCCAGTCAGTGGAGGCGCAAAAGATAGGGTTCTTAGATCGGGCAACGGTGCCAAGCAAACCCATCTCCATGGGCCGCAAGAAGATTCTCCTCTTGGGAGGCCTCCTTGGCCTACTCCTGGGCTGTTTGTTTGCCGCCATCCTGGAGTTGGCGGATAAGACTATTCGCACGCCCGAGGACGTGCGTGCCCACTTGCGGCTCCAGGTCCTGGGAGCGGTGCCGGTCCTGGACTTTCGGGACCTCAGCGAATACGACGACTCGCAAAGGGCGCGATTGGTGGACAGGCTGTTGGTGACGCACGACTATTCGCCCACGCCGATCGGCGAGGCCTATCGGGCATTGCGTACCAATCTGCTCTTTTCCAAGCAGGCAGGAAAGATCCGCGCCCTTGTCATCACGAGCATTGCCCCCAATGAGGGCAAGTCGTTCACTGCAGCAAATTTGGCGATTATCATCGCCCAACAGAAGAGCAACACGTTGCTGGTCGATGGCGATTTGCGGCGAGGCGTGCTGCACAATACCTTTGGCTGCCCGAAGGAGCCAGGGCTGACCAATTACCTTTCGGGCACGGCTACCTTGTCGGAAATCGTCTCGGAGACGCACATCCCCAACCTTTCGCTGGTCAGCTGTGGCGCGCTCATCCCCAACCCGTCTGAGCTGTTAGGGTCGCTGCAGATGCGGCGCTTCATCGAGGAGGTGCGCCGCCGCTTCGATGTGGTCATCTTCGATAGCCCGCCCCTGAATGCCGCCACAGACGCCATCGTCCTGGGCACGCAGGTAGATGCCATGCCCATCGTCATCCGGGCCGGCAAGACCAGGAGAGACGTGGCAAAAGAGCGATTGGAGGCCCTTAAGAACATCCCGGTGAACGTGCTTGGGGTTATTCTCAACGGCGTCGAATCGTACCGCTCCCACCAGGCCTACAGTTACTACCACTACTGA
- a CDS encoding UDP-glucose/GDP-mannose dehydrogenase family protein — translation MNICVVGTGYVGLVTGTCLAELGNDVVCVDKDQTKIEKLKKGIIPIYEPGLEDLVAKNVREGRLHFDTDLKPATERSLVIFIAVGTPPKEDGSADLQHVGEVAKEIAKYMTDYKVIVNKSTVPVGAGKWVKELIEKHQTHKVKFSVVSNPEFLREGSAIDDFMRPDRVVIGGEDSEAIAIMKDLYSPLYLIETPFVITNLASAELIKYASNAFLATKISFINEIALVCERVGADVHHVAKGMGLDNRIGRKFLHPGPGFGGSCFPKDTRALVQVAEQVGCDLRIVKATIEVNERQRQIMIDKIKTAVGDLKGKVIGVLGLSFKPNTDDMREAPSITIINALLKEGAIVKAYDPAAMEEAKKILKEVRYCKETYEVPKDADALVFMTEWNQFRSLDLDRLKKLLRKPVVIDLRNIYEPDKMREKGFAYYAVGR, via the coding sequence ATGAACATCTGTGTGGTGGGAACCGGCTACGTGGGCTTGGTGACCGGGACTTGTCTGGCCGAGCTGGGCAACGACGTGGTCTGCGTCGACAAAGACCAGACCAAGATTGAAAAGCTGAAGAAGGGCATCATCCCCATCTACGAGCCCGGGCTGGAGGACTTGGTGGCAAAGAACGTGCGCGAGGGCCGTCTGCACTTTGACACGGACCTGAAGCCCGCGACGGAGCGCTCACTGGTCATTTTCATCGCCGTGGGCACGCCGCCCAAAGAGGACGGCTCTGCTGACCTGCAGCATGTGGGCGAGGTGGCCAAGGAGATTGCCAAGTACATGACCGACTACAAGGTCATTGTCAACAAGAGCACGGTGCCCGTCGGCGCGGGCAAGTGGGTAAAGGAGCTCATCGAGAAGCACCAGACCCACAAGGTGAAGTTCAGCGTGGTCTCCAATCCCGAGTTCCTGCGTGAGGGCTCGGCCATCGACGACTTTATGCGACCGGATCGCGTCGTGATCGGCGGTGAAGACAGCGAGGCCATCGCCATCATGAAAGACCTCTACTCCCCGCTCTACCTGATCGAGACGCCCTTTGTCATCACCAACCTGGCCAGCGCTGAGCTCATCAAGTATGCCTCTAACGCTTTCCTGGCCACCAAGATTTCCTTCATCAACGAGATTGCACTGGTTTGCGAGCGCGTGGGCGCTGATGTGCACCACGTGGCCAAGGGCATGGGCCTGGACAACCGCATCGGCCGCAAGTTCTTGCACCCCGGCCCCGGCTTTGGCGGCTCCTGCTTCCCTAAGGACACACGCGCGCTGGTCCAGGTCGCCGAGCAGGTCGGCTGCGACTTGCGCATCGTCAAGGCCACCATCGAAGTCAATGAGCGGCAGCGGCAGATCATGATCGACAAGATCAAGACGGCCGTGGGCGACCTCAAGGGGAAGGTAATCGGCGTGCTCGGCCTCTCCTTCAAGCCCAACACGGACGATATGCGCGAGGCGCCCTCCATCACCATCATCAACGCTTTGCTCAAAGAAGGGGCGATCGTCAAGGCGTACGACCCGGCAGCCATGGAAGAGGCGAAGAAGATCCTCAAAGAAGTGCGCTACTGCAAAGAGACCTACGAGGTGCCAAAGGACGCCGACGCCCTGGTGTTCATGACGGAGTGGAACCAGTTCCGCAGTCTGGACCTGGATCGGCTCAAGAAACTGTTACGCAAGCCAGTCGTCATTGACCTGCGGAATATCTACGAACCGGACAAGATGCGCGAGAAAGGTTTTGCCTACTACGCCGTTGGACGATGA
- a CDS encoding STAS domain-containing protein — protein MEGIQLRTSQVGAAGTVTLLRVKGYVDATTAPDLHKAVTRLLQEEHYQIVVDLSAVNYISSAGWGVFVGEIRSIRESGGDLKIVHMTPEVREVFEMLEFNRILASYDSLEEAIDDFDVCAGYDLSKSARRQVVPSVDFDMQPAVRLQQPVASRATPATAQVAPVGIVEPASHARPAEAIDLPLTEKVRKIVLENPNNGAWGVMRALNSPRFGYTRMNYFKVRALLKRLNLDTKEKRYRFYRSR, from the coding sequence CAGCTTCGGACATCACAGGTGGGCGCGGCGGGCACGGTCACGCTGCTGCGCGTCAAGGGGTACGTGGACGCCACCACTGCTCCGGACCTGCACAAGGCCGTGACCAGGCTTCTGCAAGAGGAGCACTATCAGATCGTGGTCGACCTGAGTGCGGTCAACTACATCAGTAGTGCGGGCTGGGGCGTGTTCGTTGGCGAGATACGCAGCATTCGTGAGAGTGGCGGCGATCTCAAGATTGTGCACATGACCCCCGAGGTGCGCGAGGTGTTCGAGATGCTGGAGTTCAATCGCATCCTCGCCTCCTACGACAGCCTCGAGGAGGCCATCGATGACTTTGACGTGTGCGCCGGGTACGATCTGTCCAAGAGCGCCCGCCGGCAGGTGGTGCCGTCGGTGGACTTTGACATGCAGCCAGCAGTGCGCCTGCAGCAGCCAGTAGCGAGCAGAGCTACGCCGGCTACGGCCCAGGTGGCACCGGTGGGGATCGTGGAGCCTGCGTCCCACGCCCGACCCGCTGAGGCTATCGATCTACCGCTCACCGAGAAGGTGCGGAAGATCGTCCTCGAGAACCCCAACAACGGGGCTTGGGGAGTGATGCGTGCTCTGAACTCCCCTCGATTTGGTTACACCCGCATGAACTACTTCAAGGTGCGGGCACTGTTGAAGAGGCTCAACTTGGATACCAAGGAGAAGCGGTACCGATTCTACCGCTCGCGGTGA